The following proteins are co-located in the Saccharomycodes ludwigii strain NBRC 1722 chromosome V, whole genome shotgun sequence genome:
- the ELM1 gene encoding serine/threonine protein kinase ELM1 (similar to Saccharomyces cerevisiae YKL048C | ELM1 | ELongated Morphology), producing the protein MSMSNRHSVSLAEANLLLPNNDNNSNSNSNSNNNNNNNNNNNDNNNDNDIKGIHGMNYTLKLNKLKSNNTVGGIQTTLQRKGSGSNNQKSHHYYPSLLDSSFTNGASNPNFINTTTNSNTTPTTPTFRTLPSLLKTPSNKKLTYFSIIESNLDKFPINVSPLIIFSKQRKISTTVIPIGDVTGKLIPATTSTGLPSSSAKNYKLYCNQYKILENLGSGQFAKVYKGITPVGSLVALKTFRKKPLNSSQYSFQQIQTYLSRNSNTINTFASSVSSNNNSNTTTINSFSGSNAGHNNNNAINNTINTLNSVDSIVMYMNVTKIRWEIYVMTRLSEKISKSSNNCSKIGSENVIKLLDCIDSNKSKKIWVITEFAEFGELDWNDLHQQYKLIMGSTTVLHQDNNYYYYLPNYDFNRFILDIYKDLVLGLYFLYCKGLVHRDIKPSNILLFKNAHTSYRNSPIIAKLSDFGTAIIHPDHLPSSESMGINNKEILFDCYQNELNKIVGTPAFIPPEVCNFKHNGGDVSITTPLDGFQLDMWSLGVTMFTLIYGCLPFEGDNEFETFDKIVNLELNLENLKYRVGIKNTDDANGFKIERLVNLMNYRMLCKQPHERCTILELVKDTELISIQNISQNDAEMSFTDHSNKHIHNSHSTLSNAVPASSSNSDSEYATERDSTASVNNSSNLEHGTTESYLHLSKSISSLRLNGKNHHAATTINNDNNNADTTTDNIVSATTAAVTTTDNNNNNNNNSTSNGKDTHNGRFFKRKSSKSSLSILSPLKHDRNHGDSNVSTNETPSKIFHNAINYSNRSTSNGSFGKILANNDNISMYSSSNNNTPIKKKRSISSLAGSINSHKINPFQSSSLHKRAESNVGAGINSSSSSSSKLRQIGGLLFHKFASSSSSNSLHSKNNGNNDTSGTSLPVSNATIANNIEPIMNSSQLGPAPTTVTVNTIQNNVDDINTTNNHHKHNHNNSSSSTLKAKVNNGGTNTDVFPTIFHPTNVTHLSEGNEGISISSSSDSGIDSDDNINSIIQEEEDEYSGDDDYDEDNDGDDDYDDDYDYDPVKKVNTNELLKRGKLESANDIFGENKNTNNVHGYVYDDDGDDDDDEYNANEKHRKNYKNLDTIETRRKSNLLPSRGTLDMSKYLDQLDAIFEINSDDNNSNNNIQTNDNTKYNDNIDANSITKGKNVEVMISGKNDANQDNNNLTYTANNTQQSDEARNAVTDSKGEFETVDELRRYLQFADD; encoded by the coding sequence ATGTCTATGAGTAATCGTCACTCTGTGTCCCTAGCAGAAGCCAATCTATTATTACCTAACaatgacaataatagtaatagcaatagcaatagcaataataataacaacaacaacaacaacaacaatgataacaataatgacaaTGACATTAAAGGTATCCATGGGATGAACTAtacattaaaattaaataaattgaagaGCAATAATACTGTAGGAGGTATACAAACAACGCTTCAACGTAAAggtagtggtagtaataatcaaaaatcGCACCACTACTACCCGAGCTTGTTAGATTCTTCTTTTACTAATGGTGCTAGTAACCccaattttataaatacaaCTACAAATTCAAATACAACACCAACCACACCAACATTTCGTACGTTACCATCCTTATTAAAAACCCCAAGCAATAAAAAGCTAACCTATTTTTCGATTATAGAATCCAATTTAGACAAATTTCCTATAAATGTATCACCCTTAATCATCTTTTCCAAACAACGAAAAATATCAACCACAGTGATTCCAATAGGAGATGTCACAGGTAAACTTATACCGGCAACCACTAGTACCGGTCTACCGTCTTCGTCTGcgaaaaattataaattatacTGCAAccaatataaaatattggaGAATTTAGGCTCAGGTCAATTTGCCAAAGTTTATAAGGGGATAACCCCCGTAGGATCATTAGTAGccttaaaaacatttagGAAAAAACCATTAAATTCTTCACAATACTCTTTTCAACAAATCCAAACTTATTTATCCAGAAATTCGAATACAATAAATACATTTGCATCATCTGTTTCttcaaacaataatagtaatactaCTACAATTAACTCGtttagtggtagtaacgCCGGacataacaataataatgctatTAATAACACAATAAACACCTTAAATAGTGTTGATAGTATTGTTATGTATATGAACGTTACCAAAATACGATGGGAGATCTATGTAATGACCAGATTATctgaaaaaataagtaaaaGTAGTAATAATTGTTCAAAAATAGGAAGCGAAAATGTAATTAAATTGCTAGACTGTATCGATTCTAACAAGAGCAAGAAAATTTGGGTAATCACCGAGTTTGCCGAATTTGGAGAACTAGACTGGAATGATTTACACCAACAATATAAGTTAATAATGGGCAGTACTACGGTGCTACATCAAgacaataattattattactatttgcCAAACTATGACTTTAATAGGTTTAttttagatatatataaagatttGGTGCTgggtttatattttttatattgtaaAGGTCTAGTCCATAGAGATATAAAGCCTTCAAAcattttgttgtttaaaAATGCGCATACGAGTTATAGAAATTCTCCGATTATTGCAAAATTAAGTGATTTCGGCACTGCTATTATTCATCCAGACCACTTACCATCTAGTGAAAGTATGggcattaataataaagagaTATTGTTTGATTGTTACCAAAATGAGTTGAATAAAATTGTCGGTACTCCGGCCTTTATCCCACCTGAAGTTTGTAATTTTAAACATAACGGTGGGGATGTTAGTATAACTACTCCCTTGGACGGATTTCAGTTAGACATGTGGAGTCTAGGCGTTACCATGTTTACATTAATATATGGATGTTTACCGTTTGAAGGAGATAATGAATTTGAAacttttgataaaatagtCAATTTAGAATTAAACTTGgagaatttaaaatatagaGTGGGAATAAAAAACACTGATGATGCGAATGGCTTTAAGATCGAAAGATTGGTGAATTTGATGAATTACAGAATGCTTTGTAAACAACCACATGAAAGATGTACCATTCTAGAGTTGGTTAAAGATACAGAATTAATTAGTATTCAGAATATTTCGCAGAATGACGCTGAAATGAGTTTTACTGATCATTCTAACAAGCATATACACAATAGCCATTCAACTTTGTCAAACGCTGTACCAGCTTCCTCTAGCAACAGCGATTCCGAATATGCCACAGAACGGGACTCTACAGCTTCTGTGAATAATTCATCAAATTTGGAACATGGCACTACTGAGTCTTATTTGCATTTATCCAAGTCAATATCAAGTCTAAGATTAAATGGGAAGAATCACCACGCAGCTACTACTATTAACAAcgataacaataatgctGATACTACCACTGACAATATTGTATCCGCTACTACTGCTGCCGTTACTActactgataataataataataataataataattccaCTTCCAACGGTAAAGACACCCATAATGGTcgatttttcaaaagaaaatcatCAAAATCAAGCTTAAGCATCTTATCTCCGTTAAAACATGATAGAAACCATGGCGATAGCAATGTATCTACTAACGAAACACCATCAAAAATCTTTCATAACGCTATTAATTACAGTAATAGAAGTACTAGTAACGGAAGTTTTGGTAAGATTTTGGCtaataatgacaatatCTCTATGtatagtagtagtaataataatacgcctattaagaagaaaagatcAATTAGTTCATTAGCAGGAAGTATCAATAGTCATAAAATCAATCCATTTCAATCATCTTCATTGCACAAAAGAGCTGAATCAAATGTTGGCGCTGGCATCAATAGCAGcagcagtagtagtagtaaatTAAGACAAATTGGTGGATTATTGTTCCATAAATTCgcttcatcttcttcatccAACTCTTTacattcaaaaaataatggcaATAATGATACCAGTGGCACTTCTTTGCCAGTTTCAAATGCAACTATAGCAAACAATATTGAACCAATTATGAATTCTTCACAATTAGGCCCAGCGCCCACAACAGTTACCGTTAATACtattcaaaataatgttGATGACATTAATACCACTAATAATCATCATAAGCATAAtcacaataatagtagtagttCTACTCTTAAGGCGAAGGTTAATAATGGTGGTACCAATACTGATGTCTTCCCTACTATTTTCCATCCAACAAATGTTACTCACTTATCAGAAGGAAACGAGGGAATCAGTATAAGTAGTAGCAGTGATAGTGGAATTGATAGCGACGACAATATAAATAGTATCATACaggaggaggaggatgAATACAGTGGGgatgatgattatgatgAAGACAATGATGGTGATGACGATTATGATGACGATTATGATTATGATCCTGTTAAAAAGGTAAATACtaatgaattattaaagCGTGGCAAACTGGAATCAGCGAACGATATATTTGGTGAGAACAAGAACACTAATAATGTACACGGTTATGtttatgatgatgatggtgatgatgatgatgatgagtATAACGCCAATGAAAAACACaggaaaaattataaaaatttagataCAATTGAAACCCGCAGAAAGTCTAATTTACTACCCTCTAGGGGAACTTTAGATATGAGCAAATATTTGGATCAATTAGATgcaatttttgaaattaatagTGACgataacaatagtaataataatattcaaaCTAACGATAATACTaaatataatgataatattgatgCTAATAGCATTACAAAGGGAAAGAATGTAGAAGTTATGATATCCGGAAAAAATGATGCTAAtcaagataataataatctaaCTTATACTGCGAATAATACTCAACAAAGTGATGAAGCTCGCAACGCTGTTACTGATAGTAAGGGGGAATTTGAAACAGTCGATGAGTTAAGAAGATACCTGCAATTCGCAGATGATTAA
- the MIH1 gene encoding putative tyrosine protein phosphatase MIH1 (similar to Saccharomyces cerevisiae YMR036C | MIH1 | Mitotic Inducer Homolog), with the protein MLLNDTTKNNDIPIHYNRKTPFYNPTSDIINSYSSNDITGLIYKDNYKQTNEAEEGYNEPFCMNNKKVSYQRDSTPMTDHLQQPPKRNTPKLHPYNYGSGSSNNLNFVPAPAPTTLTEEEGTFASIFRTKSTPVASDHKMTILSNSAHPLHTNYLAHNLNTHTNNPRLHTNNYKQPSSAHCLYNNPTSSNVSVSVATLTTNVTNNANANSEKVMCWGAPCKLIRSNSSKKLKNLSASSSCNPSRRNSVTSSLCSANASTITTGNNSAHAIKKRGSYQNLAGGGNITSKNIVGNFRLKKKSSFTDEVYTTEHSFCYEDEEQEDDMEEDNLGLASEDFIYQSNHTTVESLDVFKKNRSGIPTINASNSSDGNNSGIDKVTNDEKPFPRTPKRAIISSSDNINKEDNMIAPLIFGDCLLYGHEKIETYNADNSKPLDHCMNSSGPMTAKDRTIATSTYTCPSSNSKDIHKKKMQFKNNHNTAINNDNSACNPANNGYMNARNQKSNEYYYSSVNAVDDFECNGIPYITPDLFSELLKKNITKDLNDDTNLIVIDCRFEYEYKGGHIKTSLNINDHMLLQSYLFKRNNYLTAENRNAHTDYAGFFTEKHNGEVPTMDADNCDGNLSQSCETIVVLYCEFTKYRSPTLAQFIRKLDRELNLEYYPELYYPNLCILKGGYNNFHVQYPELCEGDYIPMVEDFDFDDKLDIFRSRSYFLMNNYNNTAIDTALSSNVCRDSNDNTYCYFGKPLKNITNVFNKSHVCTKSGTKKGTFPFKSDQDNEYENMKKDFNGNIIIDETEEVYEKSYEQKSADDEDSEGTYGYDDSYMAAQLRRKIGLSDNIDDIDYDDDIAMEQLDEILIEL; encoded by the coding sequence ATGTTACTTAATGATACtaccaaaaataatgatatccCAATTCACTATAACAGAAAAACACCCTTTTATAACCCTACATCTGATATAATTAATAGTTATTCCTCAAATGATATTACTGGCTTAATTTACAAGGACAAttacaaacaaacaaacgAAGCTGAAGAAGGATATAATGAACCATTTTGTATGAACAATAAGAAAGTTAGTTATCAAAGGGACTCTACTCCAATGACCGATCACCTGCAACAACCGCCTAAAAGAAATACGCCTAAGTTACATCCTTATAATTATGGTAGTGGCTCTTCCAATAACTTAAATTTTGTTCCTGCACCAGCACCTACTACTTTAACTGAGGAAGAAGGGACCTTTGCATCTATTTTTCGCACCAAGAGCACACCCGTAGCATCAGACCATAAAATGACTATATTATCTAATTCAGCACACCCATTGCACACTAATTATCTTGCCCATAACTTGAATACCCACACTAATAACCCTCGTCTTCACACCAACAATTATAAACAACCAAGCTCAGCTCATTGTTTGTATAATAATCCAACTTCCTCTAATGTTTCTGTTTCTGTTGCTACCCTTACTACTAACGTTACTAACAATGCCAACGCTAATTCCGAAAAGGTAATGTGCTGGGGTGCTCCTTGTAAATTAATTAGATCTAATAGTAGCAAGAAACTGAAGAATTTAAGCGCAAGTAGTAGTTGCAATCCTAGCAGAAGGAATAGTGTTACAAGTAGTTTGTGTTCTGCTAATGCCTCAACCATTACTACAGGTAACAATAGCGCACATGCTATTAAGAAAAGAGGATCCTATCAAAATTTGGCAGGTGGTGGTAATATTACTTCTAAGAACATCGTTGGCAATTTTAGactgaaaaagaagagtTCATTTACAGATGAAGTATATACTACTGAACATTCTTTTTGTTACGAAGACGAGGAACAGGAAGATGATATGGAGGAGGATAATCTGGGCCTAGCCAGTGAAGATTTTATATACCAATCAAACCATACTACAGTGGAAAGTTTggatgtttttaaaaaaaatagaagtGGCATTCCCACTATCAATGCTTCAAATTCCAGCGATGGTAATAATAGCGGTATTGATAAAGTTACTAATGACGAAAAACCATTTCCACGTACTCCCAAAAGAGCTATTATTTCATCATCCGATAACATTAATAAGGAAGATAATATGATTGCACCCTTGATTTTTGGAGATTGTTTACTTTATGGGCAcgaaaaaattgaaactTATAATGCTGATAATAGTAAACCATTGGATCATTGTATGAACAGTTCTGGTCCTATGACTGCTAAAGATAGAACCATCGCCACTTCTACCTATACTTGTCCCTCATCGAATTCTAAAGATATacacaagaaaaaaatgcaattcaaaaataatcacAACACAgcaataaataatgataattcTGCGTGCAATCCTGCTAACAACGGTTATATGAACGCCCGTAACCAGAAATCCAATGAGTATTATTACAGTAGTGTTAATGCTGTGGATGATTTTGAATGTAATGGGATACCATATATCACACCGGACTTGTTTAGCGaacttttgaaaaaaaatattacgaAGGATTTAAATGATGATACCAATTTAATAGTCATAGATTGTAGATTTGAGTATGAATACAAAGGAGGGCATATTAAAACAAGTTTGAACATTAACGATCATATGCTATTGCAATcgtatttatttaaacgTAATAATTATCTAACTGCTGAAAATCGCAATGCTCACACGGACTATGCTGGTTTTTTCACTGAAAAACACAACGGTGAAGTCCCGACAATGGATGCGGATAATTGTGATGGCAATTTATCTCAAAGCTGCGAAACTATAGTTGTTTTATATTGTGAATTCACCAAATATAGATCACCTACGTTGGCTCAATTTATTAGGAAATTAGACCGTGAATTAAACCTAGAATATTATCCTGAACTATATTACCCAAATCTATGTATTTTAAAAGGCGGTTATAACAACTTCCATGTGCAATATCCTGAATTATGTGAAGGTGATTACATTCCCATGGTTGAAGACTTTGATTTTGATGATAAATTGGATATATTTAGATCGAgatcatattttttaatgaataaTTATAACAACACTGCAATTGATACTGCACTTTCCTCCAATGTCTGTAGAGATAGTAATGATAACACCTATTGTTACTTTGGGAAACCATTGAAGAATATAACTAATGTGTTTAATAAAAGTCATGTCTGTACTAAAAGCGGTACCAAAAAAGGTACTTTCCCTTTCAAAAGTGACCAAGATAATGAGTATGAAAAcatgaaaaaagatttcaatggtaatattattatcgatGAGACGGAAGAAGTATATGAGAAGAGTTATGAACAAAAGTCAGCTGATGACGAAGATAGCGAAGGTACTTATGGATACGATGATAGTTACATGGCTGCTCAATTACGTAGAAAAATTGGATTATCCGATAATATCGATGACATTgattatgatgatgatattgCTATGGAGCAATTGGATGAAATCCTAATTGAATTATAA
- the IMP2 gene encoding endopeptidase catalytic subunit (similar to Saccharomyces cerevisiae YMR035W | IMP2 | Inner Membrane Protease), translating into MRTNNTTTHYLKQFFKPILISITWIPVIITFNNHVCFVARIDGRSMEPTLKSGDWVFLWKWNCTDINAYKRNDVILFKAPLNSKKVYCKRIKGLQYDSVIPKNINNTTSTDAKKLVHIPRNHIWCEGDNVFHSIDSNTYGPVSTGLCVGKVTKIIWPLSRFGTDLYESQGRTNVLYKK; encoded by the coding sequence ATGCGTACCAACAATACAACAAcacattatttaaaacagtTTTTTAAGCCcattttaatatcaataacatGGATcccagtaataataacatttaaTAATCATGTGTGTTTTGTGGCAAGGATAGATGGTAGATCAATGGAACCGACTTTAAAAAGTGGTGATTGGGTATTTTTATGGAAATGGAATTGTACTGACATTAATGCCTACAAAAGAAATGACGTTATATTGTTTAAAGCCCCTTTGAATagtaaaaaagtttattgcAAAAGAATTAAAGGCTTGCAATATGATTCGGTAATAcctaaaaatataaacaatacTACTAGCACCGACGCTAAAAAATTAGTACACATACCTAGAAATCACATATGGTGCGAGGGTGATAATGTGTTTCATTCAATTGATAGTAATACTTATGGTCCTGTATCAACTGGTTTATGTGTAGGAAAAGTTACTAAAATTATCTGGCCATTAAGCAGGTTTGGTACTGATTTGTATGAGTCTCAAGGAAGAACAAATGTATTatataagaaataa
- the RCH1 gene encoding Rch1p (similar to Saccharomyces cerevisiae YMR034C | RCH1 | Regulator of Calcium Homeostasis), whose amino-acid sequence MNRFCKSLKRDTIKYFKNFNWTTFFKDLKQYIISQWFFIALAIFIVIARFAPNFARHGGLIRGEYTIGYGAVAVIFLKSGLTIETKRFLINIANWRAHVTVLVISFLITSAIMYGFVLAIYTSKTKVIDEWVLVGLLMTANCPTTVASNVIMTGKANGNDTLAVCEVIIGNILGAFITPALGQMYCRGKLQFANPANGSSVTALYRRVMQQIGSCLFAPIFVGQVIQYFFPQQIKWFFNKFYPLKKIGNVMLLLIMFSSYSTAFYQHAFTSVSHTCIIFVCFFNIGMYFLYTLICLMCARPYPIIFSFPNKSNNVFNRLLRPFYLNKRDSVAVMLCGAAKSAALGVALITSQYGSNSENLGKLLVPLVLFQSEQVLVANFLVPIFRRWIDIDNTKTSSSLDKSSNNTGTEKSCSNPLFSGLGNGNRKKINNSVSENSLSYKNVETDAGNLDIERGVNRNMTTQDTSIGFRDEDVNGGNSGNDDDEEEEEEEEEEFIDEETHELRFYEEGQP is encoded by the coding sequence atgaatagaTTCTGTAAGTCATTAAAACGTGATACcataaaatatttcaaaaattttaattggactacttttttcaaagaccttaaacaatatataatatcacAGTGGTTCTTCATTGCATTAGCTATTTTCATTGTAATAGCTAGATTTGCCCCAAATTTTGCTAGACATGGTGGATTAATTAGAGGAGAATATACCATAGGATATGGAGCAGTTGCcgtgatttttttaaagtcaGGACTAACTATCGAGACTAAACGGTTTCTAATTAATATTGCTAATTGGAGAGCACATGTAACAGTATTGGTAATAAGCTTTCTAATCACTAGCGCTATAATGTACGGGTTTGTGTTGGCCATATACACTTCTAAAACCAAAGTCATTGATGAATGGGTTTTAGTTGGATTATTGATGACAGCTAATTGTCCGACAACTGTCGCTTCTAATGTGATAATGACAGGAAAAGCCAATGGTAATGATACATTAGCCGTTTGTGaagttattattggtaatatCTTGGGTGCCTTTATTACCCCAGCTTTGGGTCAAATGTACTGCAGGGGGAAGTTACAATTTGCCAACCCTGCCAATGGAAGTAGCGTTACTGCTCTATATAGACGTGTTATGCAACAAATCGGTAGCTGTTTGTTTGCCCCCATTTTTGTTGGACAAGTAATACAGTATTTTTTCCCACAACAAATCAAATGGTTTTTCAATAAGTTTTAccctttgaaaaaaataggtAATGTGATGTTGCTATTAATCATGTTCAGCTCGTATTCAACTGCATTTTACCAGCATGCGTTTACAAGTGTTTCGCACAcatgtattatttttgtttgttttttcaacattggcatgtattttttatacaCCTTGATTTGCCTTATGTGTGCTAGGCCATATCCCatcattttttcatttccaAACAAGTCCAATAATGTGTTTAATAGATTGTTGAGACCTTTTTActtaaataaaagagaTTCTGTTGCTGTTATGCTTTGTGGTGCTGCTAAATCTGCTGCACTAGGTGTTGCGTTAATTACTTCGCAATATGGAAGCAATTCAGAAAATTTGGGGAAATTGCTAGTTCCATTGGTTTTATTCCAAAGTGAGCAGGTATTAGTTGCAAATTTTTTGGTTCCGATTTTTAGAAGATGGAttgatattgataatacCAAAACTTCATCATCGTTAGATAAGAGTAGCAATAATACTGGCACTGAGAAATCGTGTTCTAATCCATTATTCTCGGGACTGGGAAATGGGaacaggaaaaaaataaataattcgGTCAGTGAAAATTCACTCAGCTATAAAAATGTGGAAACCGATGCCGGTAATCTTGATATTGAAAGAGGTGTAAACAGAAACATGACTACCCAAGATACCTCTATTGGTTTTAGGGATGAGGATGTTAATGGTGGTAACAGTGgcaatgatgatgatgaagaagaagaagaagaagaagaagaagaatttaTCGATGAAGAAACGCATGAACTACGATTTTATGAAGAAGGACAgccataa
- the ARP9 gene encoding Arp9p (similar to Saccharomyces cerevisiae YMR033W | ARP9 | Actin-Related Protein) — translation MAPSFRQETYLIIQPGSTTTLVELITPVNANSNTAGYNNEEPPYPLPTYSIPTEVYYNDIHYSTTKVDPTYKKITPIINGEIVDLDSFKFFLKSVFKSVVLHYNSNFDNTPSLTNFPLLLVTNHKWSFLQLETLVQFFMEQIGLNNLMFLPSGAACSSGFGSVANGIVIDIGKHKTDLIPILDYLPIKYLTTSIDIGGADINKNLLKLFADRHPTWSEERVENLKKSNIFEVLLTFNSDDDDGQNHNTNNVMDTNINTFVENEQGSLGKNDEDNIDVAAIVTSDKDTRQILEERERNKNTKKNSELGENTFFDASTNELVIVGEERFKGCGNLIRSISKQVGMVLQQVPDINKRKVMWDNVMIVGNTSSITGFKEAVLRQLIKDYLVQEPASEKAQREKEFYANAANKKKGRYIGHVLSLEYQNQVPTSIKLVKPPEYFPDWKKTGYGEIIFLGAEIVAKQVFGHYNDQFFITRDKYNKYGPPAIWNVIM, via the coding sequence ATGGCTCCCTCTTTTCGCCAAGAAACCTATTTGATTATTCAACCAGGATCTACAACAACGCTTGTGGAATTAATAACACCAGTCAATGCTAATAGTAATACTGCTGGTTATAATAATGAGGAGCCACCATATCCGTTACCCACATATTCAATTCCTACTGAGGTATACTATAACGACATCCATTATTCCACAACTAAAGTGGATCCCacctataaaaaaataacacctATAATAAATGGAGAAATAGTTGATTTAGATTccttcaaattttttttaaaaagtgtATTTAAATCAGTTGTGTTACATTATAACTCAAACTTTGATAACACACCCTCGTTAACCAATTTCCCTCTTTTATTGGTTACTAATCACAAATGGTCATTTCTACAATTGGAAACActtgttcaattttttatggAACAAATAggattaaataatttaatgtttttaCCCAGTGGTGCAGCGTGTAGTTCTGGATTTGGCAGCGTTGCCAatggtattgttattgatattgGTAAACACAAAACCGACCTAATTCCTATTTTAGACTATTTGCccataaaatatttaacaaCTTCAATTGACATAGGCGGTgctgatattaataaaaacttgCTTAAATTATTTGCTGATAGACATCCCACTTGGAGTGAAGAGCGTgtagaaaatttaaagaagagcaatatttttgaagtTTTACTTACTTTCAACAGCGACGATGACGATGGTCAAAATCATAACACAAATAATGTGATGGACACCAACATCAATACTTTCGTAGAAAATGAACAAGGTTCACTGGGTAAAAATGACGAAGATAATATTGATGTTGCTGCTATTGTAACCAGCGACAAAGATACAAGACAGATTTTGGAGGAAAGAGagagaaataaaaacaccaaaaaaaacagtgAATTGGGGGAAAATACATTCTTTGATGCAAGCACCAATGAGcttgttattgttggtgAAGAAAGGTTCAAAGGATGCGGTAATTTAATAAGGTCAATTTCTAAACAGGTTGGTATGGTTTTGCAACAAGTTCCagatataaataaacgCAAAGTGATGTGGGATAATGTAATGATTGTAGGGAACACAAGTTCAATTACTGGATTTAAAGAGGCTGTATTGCGAcaattaattaaagattATTTGGTTCAGGAACCTGCTTCAGAAAAAGCccaaagagaaaaagagtTTTATGCCAATGCAGCtaataagaaaaagggAAGGTATATTGGTCATGTTTTAAGTTTAGAATACCAGAATCAAGTCCCTACCAGCATCAAACTAGTTAAACCACCAGAATACTTTCCTGATTGGAAGAAAACTGGGTACGGTGaaattatctttttagGTGCTGAAATTGTTGCCAAACAGGTTTTTGGTCATTATAATGatcaatttttcattactagagataaatataataaatatggtCCACCAGCTATATGGAATGTAATTATGTGA
- the CSE4 gene encoding centromeric DNA-binding histone H3-like protein CSE4 (similar to Saccharomyces cerevisiae YKL049C | CSE4 | Chromosome SEgregation) — protein MESLNERALKLLQRNRERRNQLQKRYVSQQQHYNSDESSDDNNSIIGATVVKDNNVIKNRVYKDGSNTTTNSIKKRKYKPSDVALEEIRKYQNSTDLLISKIPFARLVKEVTDQYTSNQEEPLRWQSMAILALQEASEAYLVGLLEHTNLLALHAKRITVMRKDMQLARRIRGQFI, from the coding sequence atggAGTCTTTGAATGAACGtgctttaaaattattacaacGTAACAGGGAACGCAGAAACcaattacaaaaaagatatgtatcacaacaacaacattaCAATAGTGACGAATCTTCTgatgacaataatagtattattggtgCCACAGTTGTAAAAGATAACAATGTCATCAAAAATAGAGTATACAAAGATGGCTctaatactactaccaattcaataaaaaaacgGAAATATAAACCAAGTGATGTTGCCTTAGAAGAAATACGtaaatatcaaaattcTACAGATTTACTAATATCAAAGATACCGTTCGCTAGGCTTGTCAAAGAAGTGACAGATCAATACACTAGTAATCAAGAAGAACCACTAAGATGGCAAAGTATGGCTATTCTAGCACTACAAGAGGCTAGTGAAGCTTATTTGGTTGGTTTATTGGAACATACTAATTTATTGGCCTTGCACGCTAAGAGAATAACAGTAATGAGGAAAGATATGCAATTAGCACGAAGGATAAGAGgtcaatttatataa